A genomic segment from Juglans regia cultivar Chandler chromosome 14, Walnut 2.0, whole genome shotgun sequence encodes:
- the LOC108989669 gene encoding uncharacterized protein LOC108989669 — MEGDKPTTLMCTLLAIDHTSFCYRVCSVCERTLPDIQSLCKFCNFNNSNPSSSSSKRLFRVLISIASDTNVFTVICFDRAAKVLFGCSANEFFDFTKLHPFAAVSANRILEGEMFRATLSKPKNGNAQHVRVVSLVPLRSGFQPAIESLKKLYGQ; from the exons ATGGAAGGTGACAAACCAACAACACTAATGTGCACACTGCTAGCTATTGACCACACCAGCTTCTGCTACAGGGTCTGCTCTGTCTGTGAGAGGACTCTCCCCGACATCCAATCTCTCTGCAAATTCTGCAACTTCAACAACTCCAACCCCAGCTCCTCTAGTTCCAAACGTCTCTTCCGCGTCCTT ATATCAATTGCATCGGATACAAATGTGTTCACAGTGATTTGCTTTGATCGGGCCGCTAAAGTTCTGTTTGGGTGCTCAGCTAATGAGTTCTTTGACTTCACCAAGCTCCATCCTTTTGCCG CTGTGTCTGCTAATAGAATTCTGGAGGGAGAGATGTTTAGAGCGACATTGTCCAAACCAAAGAATGGTAATGCACAACATGTACGGGTTGTGTCACTTGTTCCGTTGAGATCTGGATTTCAGCCAGCAATTGAGTCATTAAAGAAATTGTATGGACAGTGA
- the LOC108989706 gene encoding serine carboxypeptidase-like yields the protein MQTHFSYPTMASAISLLSLSLLLLLLSSPFSSAAYPNNNHLHLSSTAYFPKLQAEKLIRGLNLFPKDPINTAARDPSFVGPKIVEKGFNLPHILDGSSGPSPQEFAHHAGYYRLPHSKAARMFYLFFESRNSKNDPVVIWLTGGPGCSSELAVFYENGPFQIANNLSLQWNEHGWDKASNLLYVDQPVGTGFSYTTDEQDIRHDEDGVSNDLYDFLQAFFTQHSQFAKNDFYITGESYAGHYIPAFASRVHQGNKAKEGLHINLKGFAIGNGLTNPEIQYKAYPDYARDMGLIEKSDHDSISKMLPACEQAIKNCGTAGGNECVSSYVVCNNIFNRIMQIAGDINYYDIRKKCEGDLCYDFSNMETFLNQKSVRDALGVGDLEFVSCSSNVYEAMLMDWMRNLEVGIPALLEDGIKVLVYAGEYDLICNWLGNSRWVHAMEWSGQKQFGASPTVQFVVDGAEAGVLKSHGPLTFLKVHDAGHMVPMDQSKASLQMLSSWMQGKLAMTEPEEYMVAPK from the exons ATGCAGACTCACTTTTCATACCCAACAATGGCATCAGCTatatctctcctctctctctctcttctcttgcttcttctttcttcacCATTCTCATCTGCAGCATATCCCAACAACAATCACCTTCACTTGTCTTCAACTGCCTACTTCCCAAAGCTGCAAGCAGAAAAGCTGATAAGAGGGCTCAATTTGTTCCCTAAAGACCCCATTAACACTGCTGCCCGCGACCCTTCATTCGTGGGCCCCAAGATCGTTGAGAAAGGTTTTAATCTCCCTCATATTCTTGATGGCAGCTCTGGCCCCTCACCCCAAGAATTTGCTCACCACGCTGGTTACTACAGGCTTCCCCATTCCAAGGCAGCAAG GATGTTCTACTTGTTCTTTGAATCGAGGAACAGCAAAAACGACCCTGTTGTCATATGGTTGACAGGAGGACCAGGGTGTAGCAGCGAACTGGCTGTGTTCTATGAAAATGGTCCTTTCCAAATTGCAAACAACTTGTCACTTCAGTGGAATGAGCATGGCTGGGACAAG GCATCAAACCTTCTGTATGTCGACCAGCCTGTTGGAACTGGATTCAGTTATACTACTGACGAGCAAGATATTCGCCATGATGAAGACGGTGTTAGCAATGACTTGTATGACTTTTTGCAG GCATTTTTCACGCAGCATAGTCAGTTTGCTAAAAATGATTTCTACATCACCGGAGAATCGTATGCCGGTCACTACATTCCAGCATTTGCATCTAGGGTTCATCAAGGGAACAAAGCAAAGGAAGGACTTCATATAAACCTGAAG GGATTTGCCATTGGCAATGGGCTCACGAATCCTGAAATCCAGTACAAAGCATACCCCGACTATGCACGGGATATGGGGTTGATTGAAAAATCTGATCACGATAGCATTAGCAAGATGCTTCCAGCATGTGAACAGGCAATTAAAAACTGTG GCACTGCTGGTGGAAACGAGTGTGTGAGTTCTTATGTTGTCTGCAATAATATATTCAATCGCATCATGCAGATCGCTGGTGATATAAAT TACTATGATATTAGGAAGAAATGCGAGGGAGACCTGTGTTATGACTTCTCAAACATGGAGACATTCCTGAACCAAAAGTCAGTTAGGGATGCTCTAGGAGTTGGGGACCTAGAATTCGTTTCATGCAGTAGCAATGTCTACGAAGCCATGCTGATGGACTGGATGAGGAATCTTGAAGTGGGTATTCCTGCACTTCTTGAGGATGGAATCAAGGTTCTTGTATATGCTGGGGAGTATGATCTAATATGCAACTGGCTAG GGAATTCAAGATGGGTTCATGCCATGGAATGGTCTGGACAAAAACAGTTTGGGGCATCCCCAACTGTTCAATTTGTAGTTGATGGTGCAGAAGCAGGAGTGCTAAAGAGCCATGGCCCTCTGACTTTCCTCAAG GTCCATGATGCTGGTCATATGGTTCCAATGGATCAGTCAAAAGCTTCACTACAAATGCTGAGCAGCTGGATGCAGGGGAAACTTGCCATGACAGAACCAGAAGAATATATGGTTGCTCCTAAGTGA
- the LOC108989704 gene encoding protein N-lysine methyltransferase METTL21A isoform X2, whose translation MEPDRLNSPSTFSMNLEVLGHELQFSQDPNSKHLGTTVWDASLVFVKFLEKNCRKGRFCPSKLKGKRVLELGAGCGVAGFGMALLGCDVVATDQIEVLPLLMRNVERNTSRILQMNPGSDSFGSIQVAELDWGNKDHIRAVDPPFDYIIGTDVVYAEHLLEPLLQTIFALSGPKTTILLGYEIRSTSVHEQMLQMWRRNFDVKIIPQSKGPTSLEFQHH comes from the exons ATGGAGCCTGACAG GTTAAATTCTCCGAGCACATTTTCGATGAATCTCGAAGTTTTAGGCCATGAATTGCAGTTTTCTCag GATCCCAATTCCAAGCATTTAGGAACTACTGTTTGGGATGCTTCACTTGTGTTTGTCAAATTTCTG GAGAAAAACTGCAGGAAGGGAAGGTTTTGCCCGTCTAAACTTAAAGGAAAACGTGTTCTTGAACTTGGAGCAGGTTGTGGTGTAGCCGGTTTTg GTATGGCTTTGCTTGGATGCGATGTAGTTGCAACAGACCAAATTGAAGTTTTGCCATTGCTAATGAGAAATGTTGAACGTAATACTTCAAGGATCTTGCAGATGAATCCTGGTTCCG ATTCATTTGGATCAATTCAGGTTGCAGAGTTAGACTGGGGAAACAAGGATCATATTAGGGCTGTTGATCCACCATTTGACTATATCATTGGCACTGATGTT GTTTATGCAGAGCATCTATTGGAACCGCTATTGCAGACAATATTTGCCTTGTCAGGACCTAAAACTACAATTTTG CTGGGGTATGAGATCCGTTCTACAAGTGTCCATGAGCAAATGCTTCAGATGTGGAGAAGAAACTTTGATGTGAAGATTATTCCACAATCTAAG GGACCAACTTCATTGGAGTTCCAACATCATTGA
- the LOC108989704 gene encoding protein N-lysine methyltransferase METTL21A isoform X1, giving the protein MEPDRLNSPSTFSMNLEVLGHELQFSQDPNSKHLGTTVWDASLVFVKFLEKNCRKGRFCPSKLKGKRVLELGAGCGVAGFGMALLGCDVVATDQIEVLPLLMRNVERNTSRILQMNPGSDSFGSIQVAELDWGNKDHIRAVDPPFDYIIGTDVVYAEHLLEPLLQTIFALSGPKTTILLGYEIRSTSVHEQMLQMWRRNFDVKIIPQSKMDQIFQHPSIQLFIMGAKRSEEIRENIEGSDHKIEKVKTSKEEEESGEQSTEEKVSNSTGDVDKEDCKPVTNFQNEKLNDFEVRRTGSMAARLLRDVKIA; this is encoded by the exons ATGGAGCCTGACAG GTTAAATTCTCCGAGCACATTTTCGATGAATCTCGAAGTTTTAGGCCATGAATTGCAGTTTTCTCag GATCCCAATTCCAAGCATTTAGGAACTACTGTTTGGGATGCTTCACTTGTGTTTGTCAAATTTCTG GAGAAAAACTGCAGGAAGGGAAGGTTTTGCCCGTCTAAACTTAAAGGAAAACGTGTTCTTGAACTTGGAGCAGGTTGTGGTGTAGCCGGTTTTg GTATGGCTTTGCTTGGATGCGATGTAGTTGCAACAGACCAAATTGAAGTTTTGCCATTGCTAATGAGAAATGTTGAACGTAATACTTCAAGGATCTTGCAGATGAATCCTGGTTCCG ATTCATTTGGATCAATTCAGGTTGCAGAGTTAGACTGGGGAAACAAGGATCATATTAGGGCTGTTGATCCACCATTTGACTATATCATTGGCACTGATGTT GTTTATGCAGAGCATCTATTGGAACCGCTATTGCAGACAATATTTGCCTTGTCAGGACCTAAAACTACAATTTTG CTGGGGTATGAGATCCGTTCTACAAGTGTCCATGAGCAAATGCTTCAGATGTGGAGAAGAAACTTTGATGTGAAGATTATTCCACAATCTAAG ATGGACCAGATATTCCAACATCCAAGTATTCAACTTTTCATCATGGGAGCAAAACGTTCGGAGGAGATTAGAGAAAACATTGAGGGCAGTGATCACAAAATTGAAAAGGTCAAAACAAgcaaggaagaggaagaaagtgGTGAGCAAAGTACCGAGGAAAAGGTGTCCAATTCTACTGGTGATGTAGACAAGGAAGACTGCAAGCCAGTGACCAATTTCCAGAATGAGAAACTTAATGATTTTGAAGTTAGAAGAACGGGGTCGATGGCTGCTAGACTTCTACGAGATGTCAAGATAGCTTAA